In Setaria italica strain Yugu1 chromosome I, Setaria_italica_v2.0, whole genome shotgun sequence, the genomic window AGCATCTCTCTGTGCTTCACTTGTCATCGTCTCCATGGGCTAGGCTCATAAGCTGCCTCGATGCCCTGCCTGAATCGAATTGCGTGAGGTCCTTGAAGGCTGAAACTAACCAGACAACCCTGGATGGATGGCCATGCCCATGCCCACCTGTCCTTCACTGAACTGCAGCATCAGCTCCTCAGCCTCTGCATCCTCAGCCTCTGCATCCTTGCATAAGCTCCAGTTCAGCTCTGGCCACGCCCTTACATAGTTACATTAGTCACATGGTCAACAGAGTAGGAGAGTTTCTTGCATTTTTGTCCACTTTGTGGTCACTGGTATAGTGTACCAGTACCACAGTGCCTTTACACTTTACACCTGCCAGGCAGCGAGGCCACTGGGCACTGGCCATCCCTTCCTCTCGTCTCTTGGGGGTCAACTTGGTACTGACCAGAGGGAAATCACATGCAGCAGTACTCAGCTCTGTCAGGCAGATGTGTCAGTCAGAATCAGGCCATGGGCCTTGTGATGgacgatggatggatgggaGAGAAGAGATCTTCCATGGCAGCTTTGCCTCCTGTGATGATACTGCACTGCACTGTACTGCTGCTGCTCAGTTCCTACCCCGAGCACTCTACTGCACTACCCCTGCAGTGGCGTCCTGGCTCCCGGGTCAACAACTGGATAAACCAGGCAAAAGCTTCCAGCAGTGGCAACCTTTCATCGCAGCCACTGAGCCACTGCTCACTGCTCACACGCTCTTTCACTTCTGATTCTGTCGTACTACATCTCCTTGTTCTAGTATGGAATTCGAATCAAACTGCCCCGAACATGGAGACAtctccttctcagttcctctaGCTAGAGCGAAGTAGCCGTTGAAAAGCTCGCAGTGGCTTTGGTTTCCTCCGAAGAACTTCGTTCTAAATTACATGTCGCTTTCTAAAGTTCGTAATTTTGATACGTATATAGATATCGTaatgtctaaatacataacaaaaattataaatttagaaaaatcaaaacgacctataatttcaAACGGCGCACAAATATTTGACTTTACATGTTTGTGCTTGCCTTATGCTCTATCTGTAAAAGGAGGACAGGGAGGGGGACTACTGTACTAGATAAAACATCCTTTGGCTCGGGCCACCTGTCAATTTGTGATCTTGTCGTCATGCACGTTGCACGCCACAGGTCAACAGTTTTTTTAGCATTTCATGGTATGTCAACCTGACAAAGTTAGTTAACCTTAATCACTTCATCACAAACCTAGCTAGGATTATCTGTTGGCTACCGCATAGAAGAACGCTACTGTTTTaaactctcttttttttttcttttttgcattcACTTGTACGTGCTAGTGCATTTATGATGAGACATGCCCAAGGACTGTCATGGCTACTgcagagaagaagcaacaagagACACTCGACGAAGAAGCTGACGAGGCCATGGCGGCGTTTCCCGTACTGGTGACCGGCCACTCAGTTGCCGCCGCTGCAGAGGTCCAGCAGCTTCTTCCTCGCCTCCACCACCTCGTCGAACAGGTCGTCGATCAGCGCCAGCACGTCCTCGCACGCGCCCCGGAGCGCGCCCGCGCGCAggcccacctccgccgcggccgccgccacgtcgccgccgcgctccacgGCTTCCTTCGCCTCCTccacggccgcgcgcgcgcgccggaaCTCGTGCATCATCaccccggcaccgccgccgcccgccgcggccgcggaccggccggcctccgccgcggcgcgctgCTGCGCGCGGGAAAGCGCCGACGCGAACGCCGGGCCGAAGTAGGCGGCGCAGTCcccggagacggcggcggcgccagcgccgggGTCGGGCCAGTAGTGGAGCACGCCCCAGGAGAGGAGCGtgaggaggaaggaggcgagCATCCTGGTGGCGCAGAGCACGCCGCGGAAGCCGTTGAAGCCGCCGAGCTTGGCGTCGGCGGGGACGCCCTCGCTGAGGCGGAGCGcgagcgcctccgcgcgcgcctccaccaccgcacGGTTCTCCTCCTTGAGCGCCATGGCTTCCCTCCTGCACACGCTGATCGCCCGCGCCACCTGGTGGAGTTGGATTTTTGGCTGTGATGAGCTTCTTCTTGCTTCCTCGGGAGTCGGGATAGAATAACAAGAAGAGGTGATCGACCGAGCAAGCAAGAAATTACCTGGCGCGAGAGGTGGGGGCTGGAGGGCGCCTGCATGAGTAGCGAGGCGAgctgggcggcgccgccggcgtacccctcgacggcggcggcgccgaggcggagcgCGCGGCAGGCGTCGCAGAGCCGGGACGCCTCGTCCATGTACTCGTCCAgccaggccgcgccgcccgggAGGTGGAGCGACGCGACGAGTCGGGCCAGCCCGGCGTGCGCGGCGCGGAGCAGCGCCAGCGCGGCCCGGAGCGACGGCAGCGACAGGAACGCCGACGACGCCAGCGAGCGGTCCAGGTCGTCCAGCCCCCGCGCCAGCGTCGCGTAGAAggcggccgccgtcgacgaGGACGGCGGCTGCTTGACGCTCATGGCCACCGCCCTCTCGCTTCCTTGCTGCGATTAGctgtagctagctagctccggAGCAGGAGGATGGAGTGGACGACGACAGGGCGGGCTAGCTGTGCTGTGATAGGTAATGGCGCGAGCGCGACGGCGCAACCGTGTGGATGGACGGACCGGTGGCCTGGACTGGAGCGACGGTGACCTTGTTCTTACTCGATCGCGCGAGAGTAAGAAGCCAGGCGGTGACAGCGACGGGGCTGTGAGCTACTCCTCTCTCTCAAGCCATGGTTGCTGTTGGGGTGTAGGATGGAGATGGCTGGCTAGGCGTCTGGATTTGGAGGGCAATCTCTGCGTTGCGCGTGTTATATAGGGGCCAACGGAACGGAACGGGGTCACGGGGGACGGTTTGCCGCCACCGGCGAGGTGCTGTAACAGTGGCTTGTGGCTACTAGTGCGAGCTATGATGGCCTCatgagaggaggagaggaaggggtgGAGTCAGTTCGTCGGTTGCCTACACAACACAGGTGATCCGATCCATGcatccaccggccggccggcaggcgcTAGCCCTTCAattctctttctccttttcccccCTGCACCTTTTCTCGCGACATGAGATAGTCGTAGAATAGAATACGCCGGTGTCAAATTTTTAGGGGTGCGGAATGGTGCCCCGATCCGAAGGGGTCTTCTACTTTGTGCAGTGACGGCACCGGCAGGGTCATTTCCTGTTGACCTTGCATGACAACCTTTTTGTTTTCGTTCTACACGTAACTACTTTTGTTTGTAATGATTTTGAAATCAAGTGTGTGGTTTAACTCCACCAAGACTCTAGGAATGCAATTGGACTCTATAGTAGCCCGTTGTCCGGTTGGTATTAACGGTTTCTGCGGATGTCGTTCCTTGCTTAGCCATTCTCGATACAAGGTTTCTTATTTACGTTAGAGTGACACGTATGCAAGAATGCATTTAGTTCATAGATGAAATAGCTCACACAATGCATAGTCTCATCTTTTGTTGTCTCCAAAGCTACATGCAAGATacaaagattttgaaaacagTGTACACAAGGTTTCATCCCAATGAAACCACTTTTTTCTATCACCCCATAAATAGtgtgccatgtcatcaaaaAATTGGTTACATTGAAGCTCATTTATTATCCATGAAAGTGCTATTGAGAATGGCCTTAGAGGCTTTGCTGAGGCAGGGTAGTTTGGGGGTAAAATGACCATTGGTCTACCTATAAGAGGAGCATCACCCTACTCTCTGAGAAGCGAAAACCTCATTGTACGTTGTCTCCGTATTTAATTTTCTTGTTGCTACTTTTGACTTGGTGGACAAATTTCCTAATAGCTTTTGGAAATTTCACTATAAATAGTACAGTTCCACCGTGCCCAATTGCATGGATTACAAGTGAGACTAGTAATTTAGAGCGATAACGAGGGAGAATCCTACCCAAATTTGACTAATGACTTGGCCCCGAATCTTTCCTCTCCAAAATGGCCACTACAATGCCACGCACACTGCAGTGGGGGTGAGCCATGGGCTCTGGTCCTGACCCTTCTGCCTTTCCAATCACTCCAGTGCATCACCACTGTATCATCCGGCCTACACCCCCTAGCTTACGACAATGCAAGTAGAAATACTAGTACATGTGTACTAGCAAATTAAGCAGCAACCGCCTCATTTCCCAGTGTACTTGTTGCTGATAATCTATTCGTGCAGAATAATTCCTACCTACTCCTACTCAAAATATTCTATACATGTACGTTATCCTGTTGATCAATAGTGTGATGGTATGTGGTTACATAGAATGTTTCTTTAGTGGGTGAAGAAAGACATCGCCGAACTCGATCGTACAAGCGATACATGATGCCTCCTTTTCTCCTccttccttttctctctctttttttttccttctgttcTTGCAAAAAAGATGGGCATTCCTTACTCCTTTTCTCACTTGCATTGGTTTATAAGAATGCTCTTAGTTTATCATCATCTCCTGGTCCATCTCTCTAATCCCTTCATTAGTTAAGCTAGTATATATTACTTGTGCTTGCTAATTTAATTGCTCCATAAAGTGAGAGCTAGATTGTTTTATTcttgtttaatctccttttcTCCTGTTGAGCTTTCCATCTTAAAAGGGAACTTGGTGGGAGTTGGAAGTGTATTAAAGATCACATTGTTCATGTGAATATACTAGCTAGCTAGTGTACTACAAATACAACTAAGATCACTATGCATTCGAGACTTGTTGCTTTTGTTTTGGAGAAACCTGGACCAAGATCTCTGAATCTTTGTGAGGTGATTGTGATGGTGCTAGGTATACAGATAGTGCTGGTAGGCAAAGAAATTGAAGACCATTGGCTGCTGGCTCGCTCCCTCATGTGAATTTGTGATGATTTTAGAGGACCCCCTTGGCTTGAAGGGACACTCCATTTGATATGTGTGATGTCCAAATGATTACATggcgtgcccacattattagctTTACGTTCATTTCGCTCCGTCTCATCTCGCCTCGCTTTTTTACTTTATCTGCATCTACCCATTCCAATTCAACCCCATGATGGATGGCGTTGTTGAACCGTGCCActcaacgacgacgacgacggtggtggttaatttctccctccctcccaccaTGTTCCGAGACTAATCATCTCTTCGCATTGCTTGTTCCGAGAGACCTTGGAATGGCTCTCACCATGTGACCTTCATCAAGCTAGGATATACTGATCTCACATCTCAAAACCTCATTTCGTCGTGACACCTGTTGGGGGCCTTGGAATCATGCATTCATGTGAGGGAGATGACCATGAATCGGATACAAGTTGCTCCTTTTGTGCTCCAGCTGCCTGCTCAAAATGAATCCTAATTCCCGGGGTTCTGCAATCctagggaagggaaggggatgCATTGTGCATTGCATCAAATCCATATCTTCGGACCACTATGTAGATCTCCTTTTTGGATTCTCACTTGGCCCAAAGCTCTGCTTTTCCTCCGGCAATTGATGCATCTTAATATCTTGTTGGAATACTCcagtgttttctttttcaagtgACGACTAATGGTTATCTGGCACTTGCACTAGCATCTTTTTTGTTGGACAACACAATAAAACCATTTTACGCATGGATGAACGATAATAAATACTAGTTAGAAGCATCTTGAGAATAAATGAGCAACGATAGCACATACTAAAATTGAATTTCAAACAGAGTGTCATACAAGAATTCTGGACAAATAGGCTATTACAAGTGTAGctgtgttgttttttttttgagaaaccaTCAAGCTAAGTTTCGAATAAATAGTCATAAATCTTTTGCTCAAATATTTATTAACTAGGAATACTTGAAGTCTTAAACTTGTTTTGTACTCTCATGAAAACTTTTGACAATGAAGAATGGACATGCACACGGTAATCCCATGTTTTGTTTAATTTAATGAGCTTGGTGTTCGTGGGTTCTAGGAGAATGCGATGCTTGGACTCGGAGGAACGCATGTTGGTCCTCCATGCAAATCTCATTGCCAGatttaaaaaatgaaaaaaaagaaacgagGCTTCTGCATACTTTCAGACGCCAATTATGCTGCCTCCAAGTATATATACTTTCCTATTTCGATCTTTCCAAGTGAAAGTAATGCAAAAAGTTCTTTCTTAGGGCCAACTCATCATTGTTAACTCTTAGGATTACTTTTTATTTTTCACAATTAAAATCTAGTCGTGCTTGTTTTTCTTCCACTGCTCTATTGATTTCATTTTAATTTATGCCATGTGAGTATGTGACCGCTTCACTTTTTTTATGTTATCCTGAATCAAACCTAATATTTTCCTTCCAATGTGCTGGTCTATATTGGCTCTAGTAGAGATCCAAGTAGTGAAAGTTATCAAGTATTATAGTAATATTCAATGAATACTTATCTCTTAATCACTGCCTTACATCTCGAGTCATGAGTTCGGCCCACTTGTTTTATGTTCCAAATGTCATGCAACCTAAATCCTACGTGTAGCCAAACTTTTGCACGAAAAGATAGAAATCTTCCTTATCTTTCTTTCCCCTGAAAATTACGTGTGCCGGTTCCCACTAGCCATCTTGCCAGAATATATAGCCCTTGGGCTAGCTCATCTGGCACTTGGACAAATTTACCCTTCCCACCTTTCTTTCAAAACAAATGCATTCTTCAGGTGAGACCAAAAAACATCGTACATAGCCTGACTAAAAAGACCACCAATTCAACAGGGGGGGGGGGTTCGAGGAAGCAAGGTAGCATACAAGTCACCGTCACATGGCTAGGTATGCATATAGGAGGTTGGGGGTAAAAATGTCCAAACTACTAGGCGTGCTTTGTATCTTAAAAGAgtgctatttttttttggaaaagatgGCTAGCGGAAGTGGTGTGTTTGTCCAGTTCCAAAAGGCAATGCTCTAGCCTGCAAGAgcaatttccaaaaaaaaaaaactaaatgaaGTCATCACCTGCAAAATTTTCCTTCTCATTTTCTCGTATGTTTCTTTTCCATGACACCATTTAAATTTTTGGAGTAGATAATAATGACGCCTCTTGCTTCTTTTGCCTGCATGGAAGCCATTCTGACAAACCTTCATATTCAGGGCTGAACACAATTGGTCCCAAAAAAATTATAGCTGCAATGATGCATATGGTTTTATGAATCTTCTTTCCTTTTGGCTGCCAAATGTCAGCTATATCCTTACTGACCCCAGCTTCTTTAACCGTCTTTGCTTACAATCAGCATTCTCTTGGTACGTAGCGGTTGGTCCCGGGGCATCACCACTACTCTGCCGGTCTGCCctacttcctttttttttaaaaaaaaaagatgagacTCACGAAACAAACCTGGGGGTTTGATTTCTCTGAATCACCTTCATTTAGACATGGAGTAAATTTTGGCTGGATTTATTAGTGGTGCATGGTACGTGTATAATGTCAAGCTGGAAaatctcagaaaaaaaaaacagagaaaaaacGGCATTGTCCACATTCAGCACTGTACGACCAATTCTTTTCAGGAAGCTGAGCTGTTGCCGGGTTAGATGCTCACTCATCTCTTTGTCATCCCCATGCATCATCGCTTTCCTACTGGCCGCGCAATGTCCTGCCAATTTCAGCTCCAAACGAGATCGGCAGGCAGTTGCCGGGCCATCTTATCCCATCTCTTTGTCTGGCTGAAAAAGGGCAATGAATTGAATAAACATCACAGTAGAAAGCGTCGATAGGTGTATTTTCAACGGTTCTACTACCTGAAACAGAGAGACACGGATAGTGTTAGAGGTGGTATGACCGCAACCAGAGCAAAAATTGAGTCCCAAAAGATGACTCTAGAAAGATACAGGCACATGGTGTATTGACCCATCCTGACCCAAACACAACCTCGCACTCAAAGGCGTGAAAAAAATCAAATACCCAACCAACACTACACACGGCATTTCAAGCATTGTGTCCATTGAATTGTTGGAGACATGGAACCACCGAACAAGACGTGGTTGGCATTCTTGtacaagaaaaaaatacaaCCAACAATTTCACATCTCCATTCCAAGATGCCCAAAGTATACAATGACCTGATATGACAAGCTTGCAATGGCAAACAGTGTTGAGTATTTGGACTTGTGTGACTACCATTTTACGATTTTATCGATCCTCCCATATAGTTGAAGACTAGGTTGCATAGATAGGTGAAGGATGCCCTTTTAGGAATATTTATGAATTTATTAGGGGTATGTTAGCAAACAAGTCAGTGCAGCGTCATGTGCATTCTCACAAGTCACAAATGACCTTTCCTTTATAGCCTACATGGAACATTCTAACAAAAGATTGGCTCCGCACCTTGAACTGTGCCCTTTTTTCTGGCCCTTTTTGCATGATAGGTCGCTCACAACTCAACTACCTTTGCTTTCCATCGCTTTTGCTTTGGGCATGAACAAGCCCAGGAAATCTTACCGAAATCTAGAGCAGCCGAATCCACCACCGTCACCACTGATGCATGATGATTAGCTTGGAATCTGCAAGCTTGAGAAGGTACAATGATGCTCCAAGCCCCTAATCATGGCATCCACACCCAGCATTTTCCTCCAGGGCCCCCTGAAAACGGCGTCGAGCTGGTTTTCAACGACGGCGACGCGACCCGCGAGGCGGTCACCGTCGTCGCGCTTTTCGGTAAGATTGGAGGTGATCGGGGGGGAGATCCTGCTGTAAGAGTGGCCACCTCACTTTGTGCCGCTGGAGGGGAGCAAAGCACTGCCGGCTCCTTCCACAGTTCCATGAGGTCGAATCAGCCACCATTCCACTCTTGCATTTCTTAATCTGGAGGCGTTTTGCATCACTCTTTTCAGCCTTTGGAGAGAAAGGAGAACACAGAGGGAAAAAGAGGATCAGATGTGCCTTTGCTTCTGCCAAACTATTCTGTTGCGTAATTGCGACTACTCGTTCTGTTTAAGGATGAACACAAGTTCAGTTGTTTTGAATAAATATGGATTACGATCAGGGGGCAAACCTGCTTTGTTGCAAAGGAAGCGGCTTTTGAGCAGGTGGTTTGGTCTTGGTTCTCAAGAAATGTATGGCCTCTCTCTTGCCTGGTGAGTCCAGATCCTCATCCTTCCCAGAGGGAATCAGCCACCAAATGATTGGTTGCTTGAATGGATGATCATTGTTCAGCAAAGCGGAAAAGAATGAGTGCATCATCCCAACAGATTGGCATCATGTAAAGCAGTTTTGATCTTTAGAAATGCCATCATGAGCCAATGATGAGAGCTGAACTTAACAAAGAAAAACTTTGCACAAGAGAAGGTACATTGATATTCCAAAGGACGAGCAGTTCTCTTTATTCTTGTACAGGTATATGTACAACGTCCTCAACTTTACAAGCTCATGCAATATACATTTGATGCAGTTTTGTAATTTTTGTTGTGAAATCTTGATGTATAGACAGTTGCCAAGCAAGAGGAAGCTTCCATCAGATGCAGATATCCATTCTCTCCTAAAAATCTGCCATCATCTGCAGTACTGCGTTCTAATGGGATCCAAGGAATTCATATGCATAGTCTTCAGCAGGTACTTATTGCCAAGCGTAAAGGTTTTCCCTTAAGATGTCCCTTCTGATTTGCTGTTCCTGTGAACAGATAACAAACAACAGGTTAGAGACGTGTGGGTAAAAATGAAAGAGTACGGTCATTGTTTCGTAATAATCTATGTGCCTGAAGCTAATATAGCTTGTATTCACAATCATAGTGAAACTTTTGTGGGTAAGCACGTTATGACTGAAACATTGGGGTATATCTGAAAGTGAAGCAGCAATCTGAATAACAAGTGTTTTCTGAGCACCCAAAATACATCACTGTTATTGTTATCTACATTGACCAAATTCCAGATAAAATTTGCTAGTAAGCACGATACATTGTAAAGTTATTGGATGGAACAAAAAACGTCCATCAGAATAACCAAAAGGTTCTAGAATGCATGAAACCATTCCTGGCCAAGTTGGAGAGGCTTTCAACCACTGGTACATGACAATGGTACCAAATGTTGCCATAGCAGACAACTACAAACAGCTATCAGTAACTTAGCAGTACCAAATTTGGTACCATCTGTTGTCAGTCTGCCATTCTTAGGTTCTATGTACTTGCCGATTACTGACATGATATTAAGGTGCAAATGAAATAGTGTGCTAAAAAAAGGGGGGAGACAGGTACTTTTCTTGCAGTTATTGGTGTTGCAGGTCAAGGTAAAATATGAACACTTTGAGTAAGGAGATAAAGATGAATAAAATACTACATCATAAGAGTTTACAGATAGCCATCTTTAAAGACACTTGAAAGGCTTCATAAACTACTTTGGTCACAGTTTGTTTGTTACTATTACCTCCAGTCATTGATATATGATGCTTTGGACAAACAAAATGAACTAGTTTTAATTTGTCTTGGTTGTCCAAAACGTCATGTACTAATGACTAGAGGGAATATATAAACAACATAGATCCCGACGGTGATAATTCCTTTATTTCTCTCCCATCCCTAACCAACTATGCATAAGTAATTCAATAGCAAAATACAGTTTCTGAGACCGAGAAACAATAGACTGCAGTTATTCAGAATGTGAGGTGTAAAAAAAACTTGGGTTTTCTTAAGGAGCAAGTACAATTCTGACGTGGGCATAGCCAGGGCTCCAATCAATAAAATGAAGTGGCTCTCAAGTGCCAATATATCGATTTGTATGGACTGAAGTTTGCATTTCTAGGCTTTCTCTGAATTGCAACAAACAGTTTTACTTTAGCACCAATTGCAGACATGAAAAGAGACAACTGAATTTGCAGTAGGCATCCAAAGGGTAAACACGAAAACACAAGAATGCAGGTAACATTCCTTATGGTCAGTTTCACCAGGTGAAGAAAACCTTTAGGCATTGTACCAAACTGCGCATAAAGTTAAGTAAGAAACAGATAGCTCCAGCCAACTACAATTTAACTATATTTGCACCCACGCCCTTATGATCATCAACATAGTACGTCTAAACAGATCAGGTAACGGCTGGACATGCAGACACGAGGCCCAGCTACAACCTACTGCACAAAACTGTTTCAAAAATTCAGCAGCGACAGCACTCTACAACACTGAAGCACTCAATATGGGTCCAATTGAACAAAGGCTGGTCAGTCGATTCCCACAGAAATCAGCACCTGCGCATCCGGATGAGCAAAAGGAGGACACTTGTGCGGTCGTGCGGGGGTAAAAGATTTCACCTTTGGGCGGCCTCAGCCTGGGACTGGTAGAACCTGGCGAAGCGGCCGCGATTAGCCGGCTTGGGTTTAGCGGCCTTCTTCGGGCGCAGGCCGGCGATCTCCTGCACCAGCGGCACGTGAACCAGCACCGTCCTCCACGCCACGTACCAGCCTGGGGAGACGAGCGGATCAGGGTTGGGGGGAACTCTAGCGACTAGCCAACAAAGGCAAAGAAAGGGGGGTgggaaggggagcggcggcgtaCTGAAGAGGATGAGGGTGAGGACgaaggcgacggcgaggaggggccggaagaggaagacgacggcgagctccgacgccgccgcgaggccgccgcccgccatggcgccggcggcagctccGTTCCGCGGCCTTGCAGGGGAGGGATCCGCTTGCGGGGCTATCGAGCCTATGACACGCGGGGCCCACGACGGGAGAGGCTGGAGAACCCGTTGGCGCAAGCGTAAGCCTCGTGGTGACTTGCGACGCCGTCTTGACTTCGCTGGCGATGCAAGCAATCGGAATCGGTGCCGGTTTCGAAGAAGAAAGAGTGTGTGTAAATCCAAGTCCAAGACAATAAAATTTGTGTAAAACT contains:
- the LOC101782732 gene encoding uncharacterized protein LOC101782732; translated protein: MSVKQPPSSSTAAAFYATLARGLDDLDRSLASSAFLSLPSLRAALALLRAAHAGLARLVASLHLPGGAAWLDEYMDEASRLCDACRALRLGAAAVEGYAGGAAQLASLLMQAPSSPHLSRQVARAISVCRREAMALKEENRAVVEARAEALALRLSEGVPADAKLGGFNGFRGVLCATRMLASFLLTLLSWGVLHYWPDPGAGAAAVSGDCAAYFGPAFASALSRAQQRAAAEAGRSAAAAGGGGAGVMMHEFRRARAAVEEAKEAVERGGDVAAAAAEVGLRAGALRGACEDVLALIDDLFDEVVEARKKLLDLCSGGN
- the LOC101782048 gene encoding uncharacterized protein LOC101782048; translation: MAGGGLAAASELAVVFLFRPLLAVAFVLTLILFSWYVAWRTVLVHVPLVQEIAGLRPKKAAKPKPANRGRFARFYQSQAEAAQRNSKSEGTS